One genomic region from Streptomyces sp. Li-HN-5-11 encodes:
- a CDS encoding GAF domain-containing protein — MDSLSPEQHRLAGEQRTRRLTILGLNAAEAEATFDRVARLAASFTQAPLAMVNFINDERQMFRGMYVPSASPEDGVDAEGGGIPFDLSNLAREAPGDYGFCPHVVAQQSQLALEDVFDYPRFKGNPLVNDLGVRSYLGTPLRDNTGLVLGTVCVADVRPRAWDRQIRQGMQELAATLLSEFKLRDSLLAQQQELFAVFDGAPFPIMLTEGPDHLLRYANGKQGQAFGMVPQFSPARQVLPGLDKIGVFNAMDDALRRGQPTTLPGVSLRTYDSPTPQDFSFMCTPVRTSPSAPFKGVLTVAMNTTGQAYGGAESQAFAANVQQRFEQLGSGAFSERMPGR; from the coding sequence ATGGACTCCCTGTCACCCGAACAACACCGTCTCGCCGGCGAGCAGCGGACCCGGCGGCTGACGATTCTCGGCCTCAACGCGGCCGAGGCGGAAGCCACGTTCGACCGCGTGGCGCGACTCGCGGCCAGTTTCACCCAGGCCCCGTTGGCCATGGTCAACTTCATCAACGACGAGCGGCAGATGTTCCGCGGCATGTACGTGCCCAGCGCATCCCCCGAGGACGGGGTGGACGCCGAGGGCGGCGGCATACCGTTCGACCTGAGCAACCTCGCCCGCGAGGCGCCCGGTGACTACGGCTTCTGCCCGCACGTGGTCGCCCAGCAGTCCCAACTCGCCCTCGAGGACGTCTTCGACTACCCGCGCTTCAAGGGCAACCCCCTCGTCAACGACCTGGGCGTGCGCTCGTACCTGGGCACCCCGCTGCGCGACAACACGGGCCTCGTCCTCGGCACCGTGTGCGTCGCGGACGTCCGGCCCCGAGCGTGGGACCGCCAGATCAGGCAGGGCATGCAGGAACTGGCCGCCACCCTGCTGTCCGAATTCAAACTGCGCGACAGCCTGCTCGCCCAGCAGCAGGAGCTCTTCGCGGTCTTCGACGGGGCCCCGTTCCCCATCATGCTCACCGAGGGCCCCGACCACCTGCTGCGCTACGCCAACGGCAAGCAGGGCCAGGCCTTCGGCATGGTCCCGCAGTTCAGCCCGGCCCGTCAGGTGCTGCCCGGCCTGGACAAGATCGGCGTCTTCAACGCCATGGACGACGCCCTGCGCCGGGGACAGCCCACCACGCTGCCGGGGGTGTCCCTCAGGACGTACGACTCCCCGACGCCGCAGGACTTCAGCTTCATGTGCACACCGGTGCGCACCTCGCCGAGCGCGCCGTTCAAGGGCGTCCTGACGGTGGCCATGAACACCACGGGCCAGGCCTACGGCGGCGCCGAGTCGCAGGCCTTCGCCGCCAACGTCCAGCAGCGGTTCGAGCAGTTGGGATCGGGCGCGTTCTCCGAGCGGATGCCCGGCCGGTAG
- a CDS encoding PPK2 family polyphosphate kinase, with protein sequence MLRVPVGEPVDLSAYDAAATPGGPKNKAAGRAATARMGKPLAALQERLWAAGAAGDRRRILLVLQGMDTSGKGGTVKHVIGLFNPSGCRIQAFKAPTPQELGHSFLWRIRRALPRPGEIGIFDRSHYEDVLIARVRDLVPRGEIESRYEQINDFERSLTEDGVTVVKCFLHISYDRQRRRLLKRLDNPDKHWKFDPADIDERALWPAYQEAYEIALRRCGTPYAPWYLVPADRKWYRNWAVSRLLLEHLRALDPQYPPADFDVTKCRERLLKGP encoded by the coding sequence CTGCTCCGCGTCCCCGTCGGCGAGCCGGTCGACCTGTCCGCGTACGACGCGGCGGCGACACCCGGGGGACCGAAGAACAAGGCCGCGGGCCGCGCGGCGACGGCCCGGATGGGCAAGCCGCTCGCCGCCCTCCAGGAGCGGCTGTGGGCGGCGGGCGCGGCCGGCGACAGGCGGCGGATCCTGCTGGTGCTGCAGGGAATGGACACCAGCGGCAAGGGCGGCACCGTCAAGCACGTCATCGGCCTGTTCAACCCGTCGGGCTGCCGTATCCAGGCCTTCAAGGCGCCCACCCCGCAGGAGCTGGGCCATTCCTTCCTCTGGCGGATCCGCAGGGCGCTCCCCCGCCCCGGCGAGATCGGCATCTTCGACCGCTCGCACTACGAGGACGTCCTGATCGCCCGGGTCCGCGACCTCGTACCGCGCGGGGAGATCGAGAGCCGCTACGAGCAGATCAACGACTTCGAACGCTCCCTCACCGAGGACGGCGTGACGGTGGTCAAGTGCTTCCTGCACATCTCCTACGACCGCCAGCGGCGCCGTCTGCTCAAACGCCTCGACAACCCGGACAAGCACTGGAAGTTCGACCCGGCCGACATCGACGAGCGTGCCCTGTGGCCGGCCTACCAGGAGGCGTACGAGATCGCCCTGCGCCGCTGCGGGACCCCGTACGCTCCCTGGTACCTCGTCCCGGCCGACCGCAAGTGGTACCGCAACTGGGCGGTCAGCCGCCTTCTCCTCGAGCACCTGCGGGCACTCGATCCGCAGTACCCGCCGGCGGACTTCGACGTGACGAAGTGCCGCGAGCGGCTGCTGAAGGGGCCCTGA
- a CDS encoding YbhB/YbcL family Raf kinase inhibitor-like protein: MRSRLMITAVAAALGLLSGCGSGGSASAPTAAGRITVASPAFADGGAIPRRYTCAGEDVSPPLTFSGVPAHTAGLTLLVQDPDAPHGTFTHWLAWDIDPHTTQLPAGATPPGAAQGRNSFTKRGYSGPCPPQGPPHRYVFTLYAADRRLGLAPDATTGDVQRALKGHTLASGTLTGRYGR; this comes from the coding sequence ATGCGCAGCAGGCTCATGATCACGGCCGTGGCGGCGGCACTGGGGCTCCTCTCGGGATGCGGGAGCGGCGGCAGCGCCTCCGCGCCCACCGCCGCGGGGCGGATCACCGTCGCCAGCCCGGCCTTCGCCGACGGCGGCGCCATCCCCCGCCGCTACACGTGCGCCGGCGAGGACGTCTCGCCGCCGCTGACGTTCTCCGGTGTGCCCGCGCACACCGCCGGTCTGACCCTGCTGGTGCAGGATCCCGACGCCCCGCACGGCACGTTCACGCACTGGCTCGCCTGGGACATCGACCCGCACACCACGCAACTGCCCGCCGGCGCGACGCCCCCGGGAGCCGCCCAGGGCCGCAACAGCTTCACGAAGCGGGGCTACAGCGGCCCCTGCCCGCCCCAGGGCCCACCGCACCGCTACGTCTTCACCCTGTACGCCGCCGACCGGCGCCTCGGCCTGGCCCCGGACGCCACGACCGGCGACGTCCAGCGCGCTCTGAAGGGCCACACCCTCGCCTCCGGCACCCTCACCGGCCGCTACGGCCGCTGA
- a CDS encoding SPFH domain-containing protein, which produces MVQELVGALVGVGCAGLVYAGAAVRIVKQYERGVVLRLGRLAGTVRPPGMAVIVPFVDRLYKVNMQIVTLPIPAQEGITRDNVTVRVDAVVYFKVVDAANAVIAVEDYRFAVSQMAQTSLRSIIGKSDLDDLLSNREKLNQGLELMIDSPAIGWGIQIDRVEIKDVSLPDAMKRSMARQAEADRDRRARIINADAELQASRKLAEAAQQMQDTPAALQLRLLQTVTAVAAEKNSTLVLPFPVELLRFLEKAQQTGEPHEPQPLEHTATAIDRSPSPSAGPADEGAATDADGAPGVQTAPPARPSAGTEAAAPAGPSADAAAITPVRSAADAVSGEPVQSSAAPKTAGTDPEVPAAPARPRTAARPGS; this is translated from the coding sequence ATGGTGCAGGAATTGGTGGGCGCTCTGGTCGGCGTGGGCTGCGCGGGGCTGGTGTACGCCGGCGCGGCGGTGCGGATCGTCAAGCAGTACGAGCGTGGCGTGGTGCTCCGGCTCGGGCGGCTGGCCGGTACCGTACGCCCACCCGGGATGGCCGTGATCGTCCCGTTCGTGGACCGGCTGTACAAGGTCAACATGCAGATCGTCACGCTGCCGATCCCGGCGCAGGAGGGCATCACCCGGGACAACGTGACGGTGCGCGTGGACGCGGTGGTCTACTTCAAGGTGGTCGACGCGGCCAACGCGGTCATCGCGGTCGAGGACTACCGTTTCGCCGTCTCGCAGATGGCGCAGACGTCGCTGCGCTCGATCATCGGCAAGAGCGACCTGGACGACCTGCTGTCCAACCGGGAGAAGCTCAACCAGGGGCTGGAGCTGATGATCGACAGTCCGGCCATCGGGTGGGGCATCCAGATCGACCGCGTCGAGATCAAGGACGTCTCCCTGCCGGACGCGATGAAGCGGTCCATGGCCCGGCAGGCGGAGGCCGACCGGGACCGGCGGGCCCGGATCATCAACGCCGACGCCGAGTTGCAGGCGTCGAGGAAGCTGGCCGAGGCGGCGCAGCAGATGCAGGACACGCCCGCCGCGCTGCAACTGCGGCTGCTGCAGACGGTGACGGCGGTCGCCGCCGAGAAGAACTCCACGCTCGTGCTGCCGTTCCCGGTCGAACTGCTGCGGTTCCTGGAGAAGGCCCAGCAGACGGGGGAGCCGCACGAACCGCAGCCCCTGGAGCACACGGCCACCGCCATCGACCGCTCCCCCTCCCCCTCCGCAGGTCCCGCCGACGAGGGCGCCGCCACGGACGCGGACGGGGCGCCCGGCGTGCAGACGGCCCCGCCGGCCCGTCCCTCCGCCGGCACGGAAGCGGCCGCGCCCGCCGGTCCCTCCGCCGACGCCGCCGCGATCACACCTGTGAGGTCCGCCGCGGACGCGGTCTCGGGCGAGCCCGTGCAGTCCTCCGCCGCTCCAAAGACCGCCGGCACCGACCCCGAGGTGCCCGCGGCGCCGGCCCGTCCCCGGACAGCGGCTCGCCCCGGCTCGTGA
- a CDS encoding SulP family inorganic anion transporter → MTNAISRFPFLRQDFAASLVVFLVALPLCVGVAVASGVPAELGLVTGIVGGIVTGLLPGSSLQVSGPAAGLTVLVFEAVREFGLPALGVLVLAAGLLQLAMGALRLGRWFRAISLSVVEGMLAGIGLVIIAGQLYAAAGLKAPASGLGKIAGLPGALVDALSSTGALASLALGAGTVAVIVLWKRLPKRVQAVPGALAAVLLATLASLAFGLPVATVEVQGLLGAVQPPGAGAFGELANPAIYGTIIAFALIASAESLFSAAAVDRLHDGPRTSYDKELMAQGAGNTVCGLLGALPMTAVIVRSSANVHAGARTKASRVLHGVWLLLFAALLPAALALIPLPALAGILVHAGWKLIPFRQVAALWRTHRGEALILVATAVSIVAVNMFEGVLIGLALSVAKTAWEASHVKLEIIDKGAGPVQAYLSGNATFLRLPKILDSLEALPQDRPVELHLSGLHHLDHACRTALENWAERHSTAGTEPVKVTTP, encoded by the coding sequence ATGACGAACGCGATATCCAGGTTCCCGTTCCTGAGGCAGGACTTCGCCGCCTCGCTCGTCGTCTTCCTGGTCGCGCTGCCGCTGTGCGTCGGCGTGGCCGTCGCCTCCGGCGTCCCGGCCGAACTCGGTCTGGTCACCGGCATCGTCGGCGGCATCGTCACGGGACTGCTGCCGGGCAGCAGCCTGCAGGTGTCCGGCCCGGCCGCGGGTCTGACCGTGCTGGTCTTCGAGGCCGTCCGCGAGTTCGGGCTGCCCGCGCTGGGCGTGCTCGTGCTGGCCGCGGGGCTGCTCCAGCTCGCCATGGGCGCGCTGAGGCTGGGCCGCTGGTTCAGGGCCATCTCGCTGTCGGTGGTCGAGGGCATGCTGGCCGGCATCGGGCTCGTCATCATCGCGGGCCAGCTCTACGCGGCGGCCGGCCTGAAGGCCCCGGCGTCCGGCCTCGGCAAGATCGCGGGACTGCCGGGGGCGCTGGTGGACGCGCTCTCCAGCACCGGGGCGCTCGCCTCGCTCGCGCTCGGCGCGGGCACCGTGGCCGTCATCGTGCTGTGGAAGCGGCTGCCGAAGCGGGTCCAGGCCGTACCGGGCGCCCTCGCCGCGGTGCTGCTGGCCACGCTCGCCTCGCTCGCCTTCGGCCTGCCGGTCGCCACGGTCGAGGTGCAGGGCCTGCTGGGCGCGGTCCAGCCGCCCGGCGCCGGCGCCTTCGGCGAGCTGGCCAACCCGGCGATCTACGGCACGATCATCGCCTTCGCGCTCATCGCCTCGGCCGAGAGCCTGTTCAGCGCGGCGGCGGTGGACCGGCTGCACGACGGTCCGCGCACCAGTTACGACAAGGAGCTGATGGCGCAGGGCGCGGGCAACACCGTGTGCGGGCTGCTCGGCGCGCTGCCGATGACCGCGGTGATCGTGCGCAGCTCCGCCAACGTCCACGCGGGCGCCCGTACCAAGGCCTCGCGGGTCCTGCACGGCGTGTGGCTGCTGCTGTTCGCGGCGCTGCTGCCCGCCGCGCTGGCGCTGATCCCGCTGCCCGCGCTCGCCGGCATCCTCGTGCACGCGGGCTGGAAGCTGATCCCCTTCCGCCAGGTGGCGGCGCTGTGGCGGACGCACCGGGGCGAGGCGCTGATCCTGGTCGCCACGGCCGTGTCCATCGTCGCGGTGAACATGTTCGAGGGCGTGCTGATCGGTCTGGCCCTGTCGGTGGCCAAGACCGCCTGGGAGGCCTCGCACGTCAAGCTGGAGATCATCGACAAGGGCGCCGGCCCGGTGCAGGCGTACCTGTCCGGCAACGCGACCTTCCTGCGCCTGCCGAAGATTCTCGACAGCCTGGAGGCCCTGCCCCAGGACCGGCCCGTCGAGCTGCACCTGTCGGGGCTGCACCACCTCGACCACGCCTGCCGGACGGCGCTGGAGAACTGGGCCGAGCGGCACAGCACGGCCGGCACGGAACCCGTGAAGGTCACGACGCCGTAG
- a CDS encoding carbonic anhydrase, whose translation MQPLIDNARRFGQRPEEFAGLAEGQSPQVLFITCSDSRVVPALITGARPGELFELRTAGNIVPPYVSEHPTSEAATIEYAVEVLGVSDVVVCGHSHCGAVGALVRGDDLDAVPAVRDWLVGATPKPKGAAEDPAVAEGVQGHVLTQLLRLRSYPCVEEKLAEGRLNLHAWYYEVHTGAVLAHRPQTDTFAAL comes from the coding sequence ATGCAGCCCCTCATCGACAACGCCCGCAGGTTCGGACAGCGCCCTGAGGAGTTCGCCGGGCTGGCCGAGGGCCAGTCCCCCCAGGTCCTGTTCATCACCTGCTCCGACTCGCGGGTCGTCCCCGCCCTGATCACGGGCGCCCGCCCCGGCGAGCTCTTCGAGCTGCGCACCGCGGGCAACATCGTGCCGCCGTACGTCTCCGAGCACCCGACCAGCGAGGCGGCCACCATCGAGTACGCCGTGGAGGTGCTCGGCGTGAGCGACGTCGTCGTCTGCGGCCACTCCCACTGCGGGGCCGTCGGCGCCCTGGTGCGCGGCGACGACCTCGACGCCGTACCCGCCGTGCGCGACTGGCTGGTCGGCGCCACGCCGAAGCCGAAGGGCGCCGCCGAGGACCCGGCCGTCGCCGAAGGCGTCCAGGGCCATGTTCTGACGCAGTTGCTGAGGCTGCGCTCGTACCCGTGCGTCGAGGAGAAGCTGGCGGAGGGCCGGCTGAATCTGCACGCGTGGTACTACGAGGTGCACACCGGTGCCGTCCTCGCGCACCGCCCGCAGACCGACACCTTCGCGGCCCTGTGA
- the zapE gene encoding cell division protein ZapE: MSSSTAASGLRPFADAAPLSLCAREPHVPADRLVAEMVPPPRFDGVRFATYVPDPKQPSQTEAVGVLEDFAAGLGGAHATGAGRRGLFGFGKGRHKAARVPAGPRGVYLDGGYGVGKTHLLASLWHATPAEPARKAFGTFVELTNLVGALGFQKTVQTLSGHSLLCIDEFELDDPGDTVLVSTLLGRLVEAGVALAATSNTLPGKLGEGRFAAADFLREIQGLSAHFRTLRIDGEDYRHRGLPEAPAPYSEERVTKVAYATEGASLDDFPHLLEHLAKVHPSRYGALTDGVGAVCLTGVRPVPDQSTALRLVVLADRLYDREVPVLASGLPFDQLFSEEMLNGGYRKKYFRAISRLTALARDAKALVETH; this comes from the coding sequence GTGTCGTCCTCCACAGCCGCCTCCGGACTCCGTCCCTTCGCCGACGCCGCCCCGCTGTCCCTGTGCGCCCGCGAGCCGCACGTGCCGGCGGACCGGCTGGTGGCCGAGATGGTCCCGCCGCCGCGCTTCGACGGGGTGCGCTTCGCGACGTACGTCCCGGACCCGAAGCAGCCGAGCCAGACCGAGGCCGTCGGGGTCCTCGAGGACTTCGCCGCCGGACTCGGCGGCGCGCACGCCACCGGCGCCGGCCGGCGCGGCCTCTTCGGCTTCGGCAAGGGCAGGCACAAGGCCGCCAGGGTTCCCGCCGGACCCCGCGGCGTGTACCTCGACGGCGGCTACGGCGTCGGCAAGACCCATCTGCTGGCCTCCCTGTGGCACGCCACCCCGGCCGAGCCCGCGCGCAAGGCGTTCGGCACGTTCGTGGAGCTGACCAACCTGGTCGGCGCCCTCGGCTTCCAGAAGACGGTCCAGACCCTGTCCGGTCACAGCCTGCTGTGCATCGACGAGTTCGAGCTGGACGACCCGGGCGACACCGTCCTCGTGTCCACCCTGCTGGGCAGGCTGGTCGAGGCGGGCGTGGCACTCGCCGCCACCTCCAACACGCTGCCGGGCAAGCTCGGCGAGGGCCGGTTCGCGGCCGCCGACTTCCTGCGCGAGATCCAGGGCCTGTCCGCGCACTTCCGCACGCTGCGCATCGACGGCGAGGACTACCGCCACCGCGGCCTGCCCGAGGCGCCGGCGCCGTACTCCGAGGAGCGGGTGACGAAGGTGGCGTACGCCACCGAGGGCGCCTCGCTCGACGACTTCCCGCACCTGCTGGAGCACCTCGCCAAGGTGCATCCCAGCCGCTACGGCGCCCTGACCGACGGTGTGGGGGCCGTGTGCCTCACCGGGGTGCGGCCGGTGCCCGACCAGTCGACGGCGCTGCGGCTCGTCGTGCTCGCGGACCGGCTCTACGACCGTGAGGTGCCGGTGCTGGCCTCCGGCCTGCCCTTCGACCAGCTGTTCAGCGAGGAGATGCTGAACGGCGGCTACCGCAAGAAGTACTTCCGCGCGATATCGCGGCTCACCGCGCTCGCCCGGGACGCCAAGGCGCTCGTCGAAACCCACTGA
- a CDS encoding pyrimidine reductase family protein: protein MRRLFPVTDETAAQTSDVTRGTGDAAVPALSVDRDWTLAELAAAYAYPEPGHGGREPWLRANMVSTLDGAAQHENRSQPISSAADMRIFGTLRALADVVVVGAETVRQEGYRPARAREEFAALREAAGQGPAPAIAVVTASLELDFTLPLFTSPLVPTLILTGAAAAPDRMATAEKAGARVVIAGDGIGIDPARAVQALAGLGHTRLLTEGGPRLLGQLVAAGVLDELCLTVSPMLTAGDAQRIAGGPSVTVPHRFTLASLLEEEGFLFTRYRRT from the coding sequence ATGCGACGCCTGTTCCCTGTGACCGACGAAACAGCAGCCCAGACCTCGGACGTGACACGCGGGACCGGTGATGCGGCCGTGCCCGCGCTGTCCGTGGACCGGGACTGGACCCTCGCCGAGCTGGCCGCCGCCTACGCCTACCCCGAGCCCGGGCACGGCGGCCGGGAGCCCTGGCTGCGGGCCAACATGGTCTCCACGCTGGACGGCGCCGCCCAGCACGAGAACCGTTCGCAGCCCATCTCCAGCGCCGCCGACATGCGGATCTTCGGCACGCTGCGGGCGCTGGCGGACGTCGTGGTGGTCGGCGCGGAGACGGTACGCCAGGAGGGGTACCGCCCGGCCCGCGCGCGGGAGGAGTTCGCGGCACTGCGCGAGGCGGCCGGACAGGGGCCTGCCCCGGCGATCGCGGTCGTCACCGCCAGTCTCGAGCTGGACTTCACCCTCCCGCTGTTCACCTCCCCGCTGGTGCCCACGCTGATCCTCACGGGCGCCGCGGCGGCCCCGGACCGGATGGCCACCGCGGAGAAGGCGGGTGCACGGGTGGTGATCGCCGGTGACGGCATCGGCATCGACCCGGCCCGCGCCGTCCAGGCCCTCGCCGGACTCGGCCACACCCGCCTGCTGACCGAGGGCGGCCCCCGGCTGCTGGGCCAGCTGGTGGCCGCGGGCGTCCTCGACGAGCTGTGCCTGACCGTCTCCCCGATGCTCACCGCGGGCGACGCCCAGCGCATCGCCGGCGGCCCCTCGGTCACCGTGCCGCACCGCTTCACCCTGGCGTCCCTGCTGGAGGAGGAGGGGTTCTTGTTCACCCGGTACCGGCGGACCTGA
- a CDS encoding indole-3-glycerol phosphate synthase, whose translation MIEKALTSADVEFVTTLHGEEPVFFHVLLQPRGDQADRLLRAIDDIALGELDEAARENETPEGDEAKSAGEQALDVSLRALHAAGSEAEGRLVEDHPLDALKTLVAGVDADEVIVLTDPHYVEEFFHRDWASRARHKVGVPVLKLFSHSKA comes from the coding sequence ATGATCGAGAAGGCCCTGACGTCCGCCGACGTCGAGTTCGTCACCACCTTGCACGGGGAGGAACCGGTCTTCTTCCACGTGCTGCTCCAGCCGCGCGGCGACCAGGCGGACCGCCTGCTGCGGGCCATCGACGACATCGCGCTCGGCGAGCTCGACGAGGCCGCGCGCGAGAACGAGACCCCCGAGGGCGACGAGGCGAAGAGCGCGGGCGAGCAGGCCCTGGACGTCTCCCTGAGGGCGCTGCACGCGGCGGGCAGCGAGGCCGAGGGCCGGCTGGTCGAGGACCACCCGCTGGACGCCCTCAAGACCCTGGTCGCCGGCGTCGACGCCGACGAGGTGATCGTCCTCACCGACCCGCACTATGTGGAGGAGTTCTTCCACCGCGACTGGGCCTCCCGGGCCCGCCACAAGGTCGGCGTACCGGTCCTGAAACTCTTCTCCCACAGCAAGGCATAG
- the murC gene encoding UDP-N-acetylmuramate--L-alanine ligase: MAPGLPNAMDRPHFIGIGGAGMSGIAKILAQRGAKVAGSDAKDSATAEALRSLGAIVHIGHAAEHLDGDASCVVVSSAIREDNPELTRAAELGIPVVHRSDALAALMEGLRPIAVAGTHGKTTTTSMLAVSLGELGLNPSYAIGGDLDAPGSNALHGEGDLFVAEADESDRSFHKYAPEAAIVLNVELDHHANYASMDEIYESFEAFAGKIVPGGTLVISADHEGARELTRRLAGSVRTVTYGEAADADVRVLSVVPQGLKSEVTVLLDGEELTFTVSVPGRHYALNAVAALTAGVAMGVPAAELAPALAAYTGVKRRLQLKGEAAGVQVIDSYAHHPTEMTADLEAMRAAAGDARILVVFQPHLFSRTQELGKEMGEALSLADASVVLDIYPAREDPIPGVTSELIVEAARAAGADVTAVHDKAEVPDVVAGMAGAGDLVLTMGAGDVTDLGPRILDRLQK, translated from the coding sequence ATGGCACCCGGCCTTCCTAACGCCATGGACCGACCGCACTTCATCGGCATCGGCGGCGCCGGAATGTCGGGCATCGCGAAGATCCTCGCCCAGCGCGGGGCCAAGGTGGCGGGCAGCGACGCCAAGGACTCGGCGACCGCCGAGGCGCTGCGCTCGCTCGGCGCCATCGTGCACATCGGGCACGCGGCCGAGCACCTCGACGGCGACGCGAGCTGCGTGGTGGTCTCCTCCGCGATCCGCGAGGACAACCCGGAGCTGACCCGCGCCGCCGAACTGGGCATCCCCGTGGTGCACCGCTCCGACGCCCTGGCCGCCCTGATGGAGGGCCTGCGTCCGATCGCGGTCGCCGGCACCCACGGCAAGACGACCACGACCTCGATGCTGGCGGTCTCGCTCGGCGAGCTGGGCCTGAACCCGTCGTACGCCATCGGCGGCGACCTGGACGCCCCCGGCTCCAACGCGCTGCACGGCGAGGGGGACCTCTTCGTCGCCGAGGCGGACGAATCGGACCGCAGCTTCCACAAGTACGCCCCCGAGGCCGCCATCGTCCTCAACGTGGAACTCGACCACCACGCCAACTACGCGTCCATGGACGAGATCTACGAGTCCTTCGAGGCCTTCGCCGGGAAGATCGTCCCCGGCGGCACGCTGGTGATCTCGGCGGACCACGAGGGCGCGCGCGAGCTGACCCGGCGCCTGGCCGGCTCGGTGCGGACGGTGACGTACGGAGAAGCGGCGGACGCCGACGTACGAGTGCTGTCGGTCGTGCCGCAGGGCCTGAAGAGCGAGGTCACCGTCCTGCTGGACGGCGAGGAGCTCACCTTCACGGTCTCCGTTCCCGGCCGCCACTACGCGCTCAACGCCGTCGCCGCGCTGACCGCGGGCGTGGCGATGGGCGTCCCGGCCGCCGAGCTCGCCCCCGCGCTGGCCGCGTACACCGGCGTCAAGCGGCGTCTGCAGCTCAAGGGCGAGGCCGCCGGCGTCCAGGTGATCGACTCCTACGCCCACCACCCCACCGAGATGACCGCCGACCTGGAGGCGATGCGCGCCGCCGCGGGCGACGCCCGGATCCTGGTCGTCTTCCAGCCGCACCTGTTCTCCCGCACCCAGGAACTGGGCAAGGAGATGGGCGAGGCCCTGTCCCTCGCGGACGCCTCCGTGGTCCTGGACATCTACCCGGCCCGTGAGGACCCGATCCCCGGCGTCACCAGCGAGCTGATCGTCGAGGCCGCGCGGGCCGCGGGCGCGGACGTGACGGCGGTGCACGACAAGGCGGAGGTGCCGGACGTCGTGGCGGGAATGGCGGGGGCCGGGGATCTCGTTCTCACCATGGGCGCGGGCGACGTCACCGACCTCGGACCGCGCATCCTGGACCGTCTGCAGAAGTGA
- the msrB gene encoding peptide-methionine (R)-S-oxide reductase MsrB, with translation MSYDVEKPDEQWRAELTPAEYAVLRQAGTEPAFTGEYTDTKTRGVYSCRACDAELFTSDTKFESHCGWPSFFDPKDTDAVELLEDRSHGMVRTEVRCARCGSHLGHVFEGEGYPTPTDQRYCINSISLRLTPGED, from the coding sequence ATGTCGTACGACGTCGAGAAGCCGGACGAGCAGTGGCGCGCGGAGCTGACCCCGGCCGAGTACGCCGTACTGCGCCAGGCCGGCACGGAGCCCGCCTTCACCGGTGAGTACACCGACACCAAGACCAGGGGCGTCTACTCCTGCCGGGCCTGCGACGCCGAACTGTTCACCTCGGACACCAAGTTCGAGTCCCACTGCGGCTGGCCGAGCTTCTTCGACCCGAAGGACACCGACGCCGTGGAACTCCTGGAAGACCGCTCCCACGGGATGGTGCGCACCGAGGTGCGGTGTGCACGCTGCGGGTCGCACCTCGGGCATGTGTTCGAGGGGGAGGGCTACCCCACCCCGACCGACCAGCGGTACTGCATCAACAGCATTTCGCTGCGGCTGACGCCGGGCGAGGACTGA